In one window of Drosophila innubila isolate TH190305 chromosome 2L unlocalized genomic scaffold, UK_Dinn_1.0 4_B_2L, whole genome shotgun sequence DNA:
- the LOC117780949 gene encoding uncharacterized protein LOC117780949, translated as METLSVCIAGLFQLLGVSFFFKQPEDQCSPAPTIGSWLFLLATLCFLCDMNLYPRHYMHMAKHWQLIFEIIAGVFLVEISTLVVWCNVEFVVFITTRKLLYSLANSDCIPWRLEYWLQGLSTSVVSGALLWFILQATDTIYIGNNFLGRLKRNWNEFWRILNGIYRMNSSERRRALRACKMATYPRRNNRCRQPPKEDDEDVEEEEDDY; from the coding sequence ATGGAGACGTTGTCTGTTTGTATTGCTGGCTTATTTCAGCTGCTCGGCGTATCCTTCTTTTTCAAGCAGCCGGAGGACCAGTGCTCCCCTGCACCCACCATTGGGAGTTGGCTCTTCCTGTTGGCCACCCTTTGCTTCTTGTGTGACATGAATCTCTATCCGCGTCATTACATGCACATGGCCAAGCACTGGCAGCTAATATTTGAGATTATAGCAGGCGTATTTTTGGTCGAGATCTCGACCCTGGTTGTTTGGTGTAACGTGGAGTTTGTGGTGTTTATAACAACGCGTAAGCTGCTTTACTCACTAGCCAACAGCGACTGTATACCGTGGAGGCTAGAATACTGGTTGCAAGGACTTTCCACCTCTGTGGTGAGTGGTGCGCTGTTGTGGTTCATTCTGCAAGCCACCGACACCATATACATCGGGAACAACTTCTTGGGCAGGCTGAAACGGAACTGGAACGAGTTCTGGCGCATTTTGAATGGCATCTATCGCATGAATAGCTCCGAGAGACGACGAGCTCTGAGAGCCTGCAAGATGGCCACATATCCTCGCCGGAATAACCGATGTCGCCAGCCGCCAAAGGAGGATGATGAAGATgtggaagaggaagaggacgACTACTAG
- the LOC117780774 gene encoding facilitated trehalose transporter Tret1-like has translation MVEIKRSHKADDESQINLLPLFMKSDNINEKPAGEKEEAVSDFRRALPQIIAVNIQNLLQFGYGMMQGFPTIAIPAIQSSLESSSITLNKEQISWLSSINFICTPLGCLFSGMFAQFFGKRLAMQLVNLPMLAAWLLFHYATCTEHMYLGLCFVGISCGLMEAAVITYVAEISDPKYRGIFSALPTTCVSLGVITQFLLGSLMHWRTAAIVSTVIPLFSMAMLCFVPESPVWLIRERRFADAVKALQWLRGWVSEQKVESEFKQLYAELITQKSARKAVEDEGPSSIGHSLKKKLHMWHKRSFIAPFLLILLTFFVCHFSGKTPIRSYAVLIFATLKAPIDKNNATILLGISELLATTFGAVFIHSTGKRLLTFTSMLGTGACILGIAIYAHSFDIIELTGLVVQNETVNASIIMLKENNSMPQDGQLVREQLTTILPYNLESGYNYLEWVPLLLLLFAAFFANLGIRMIPWVLIGEVFPAEIRGSASGFCGCIGYLFGFLANKLFLLMISVMTLPGTFAFYASVSFISIIILYYVMPETEGRTLGEIEAHFSKKSDVNLLRKTNNAY, from the exons ATGGTAGAAATAAAAAGGTCTCATAAGGCGGATGATGAAAG CCAAATTAACTTATTACCATTATTTATGAAAAGTGATAATATCAATGAAAAACCAGCTGGAGAAAAAGAAGAGGCAGTCTCTGACTTTCGCCGTGCCTTGCCACAGATTATAGCCGTAAACATTCAGAACTTGTTGCAAtttg GATATGGCATGATGCAGGGATTTCCCACAATTGCAATTCCTGCCATACAAAGCAGTCTAGAAAGCagttcaataactttgaacaAGGAACAAATATCGTGGCTCA GCtccataaatttcatatgcacGCCTCTAGGATGCCTATTCTCCGGCATGTTCGCACAGTTTTTTGGAAAACGCCTAGCTATGCAG TTGGTTAATCTTCCAATGTTGGCTGCCTGGCTGCTTTTTCACTATGCAACCTGCACGGAGCACATGTACCTGGGTTTATGTTTCGTTGGCATTAGCTGCGGATTGATGGAAGCTGCG GTAATAACATATGTGGCTGAAATATCGGATCCAAAGTATAGGGGAATATTCTCGGCATTGCCCACCACCTGTGTCAGTTTGGGAGTTATTACACAGTTTCTGCTTGGCTCCTTGATGCACTGGAGGACCGCGGCAATAGTGAGCACGGTGATACCCTTATTTTCAATGGCCATGTTGTGCTTTGTGCCCGAGAGTCCAGTTTGGCTTATACGAGAGCGACGATTCGCGGATGCGGTCAAAGCGTTGCAATGGCTGCGAGGCTGGGTCTCCGAGCAAAAAGTCGAGTCGGAATTCAAGCAATTGTATGCCGAACTCATTACTCAGAAGTCAGCTAGGAAAGCTGTGGAAGATGAAGGGCCCAGTTCAATAGGCCACTCACTGAAGAAGAAGCTGCACATGTGGCATAAGCGCAGCTTTATCGCACCATTTCTTCTCATCCTCCTGACCTTCTTCGTATGCCACTTTTCCGGAAAGACGCCTATAAGATCCTATGCAGTGCTGATCTTTGCAACGCTTAAGGCTCCCATCGATAAAAATAATGCGACGATATTATTAGGCATCTCAGAGCTACTCGCCACAACATTCGGAGCAGTCTTCATTCACTCGACAGGCAAAAGGCTTTTAACATTCACATCCATGCTGGGCACGGGTGCATGCATTCTGGGAATTGCAATCTATGCTCACTCATTCGATATTATTGAGCTGACTGGGCTTGTGGTGCAGAATGAAACAGTCAATGCCTCAATTATTATGCTCAAAGAGAACAATTCTATGCCTCAAGATGGGCAACTGGTAAGAGAACAACTCACTACGATACTCCCATATAATTTGGAATCTGGGTATAATTACCTGGAATGGGTTCCCCTACTTCTCCTTCTGTTCGCCGCCTTCTTTGCCAATCTGGGCATACGCATGATACCCTGGGTATTGATTGGTGAGGTATTTCCGGCCGAAATACGCGGTAGCGCCTCGGGATTTTGTGGCTGCATTGGTTACTTATTCGGTTTCCTGGCCAACAAGCTATTTCTCTTAATGATTAGCGTGATGACTTTGCCCGGAACATTTGCCTTTTATGCTAGCGTCTCctttattagtattattattctaTACTATGTTATGCCGGAAACAGAGGGTCGCACCCTGGGT gaAATCGAAGCCCACTTCTCGAAGAAGTCCGACGTTAATCTGCTGCGTAAGACAAATAATGCATATTAA
- the LOC117779830 gene encoding LOW QUALITY PROTEIN: importin-5-like (The sequence of the model RefSeq protein was modified relative to this genomic sequence to represent the inferred CDS: deleted 1 base in 1 codon; substituted 2 bases at 2 genomic stop codons) — MSANQIQFEYLLYSLLSIENIERKQAEETYRNLSRXLKVTNLLGSICNAQQSEEIRHMSAVLLRRLFKNEFLDFYKKLAVDSQQQLLQQILISVQQDVTPQLRHKICDIIAEVARNLIDEWPQICQFLFQCLDSSKRIFLKMMTDLVEDATWQTDDAIDEFDQCDNNFVAQASLDRLACGLGGKMILPHICSSLPEMLTHTDWKHRVAALNTIGIIGEGCHKQIEPMLDQISCGVLTFLYDPNPSQPQSQSLCNALGKMSTDFAPSFERKFHAQVVPGLLMLLADEQHPRVQAHAGAALVNFSEECPKNILLRYLNAIMAKLEAQLSSKFKELVELGNKLVLKQIITTVASVANKCQAVQALPYLLDCAKIKGTQYLENMWLYISPELIKAIRTETEPEIQFELLDSLGKCIKTFGPDCLNEATMKQVLQIVNKFVQNHFESADKRMAVRLEEDYDDGVEEQLADQHDTDNCMLAKVVDIIHVLFLTGKASVFEQISQDIVKLLHPNRPYTDRYWGLCVFKDLIELSGPSCASYQHIFIPPFLQYVVDKSPDIRLAAALGCGALAQYGGDQFAXTCAQFIPLLLQVINDPKSREGENTMPTEHANSAISKILKYIKSGLTNVNELIAAWLTWLPTSDDLDEAVHIYGYFCDLIESDHPVILGTNNCILPRIVSIIADTFCNDVLEAKTPPGTRLLTIIQHIDSYPEVMQACAHSLNPKQQEVLHEAYREFCAAAST; from the exons ATGAGTGCAAACCAGATacaatttgaatatcttcTATATTCCCTATTGTCGATAGAGAATATAGAGCGCAAACAGGCTGAGGAAACTTATAGAAATCTTTCACGGTAGCTGAAGGTAACCAATTTGCTTGGCAGCATTTGCAATGCTCAACAGTCCGAGGAGATACGACACATGTCAGCCGTCTTGTTGCGCCGTCTCTTCAAAAACGAGTTTTTGGACTTCTACAAAAAG CTGGCAGTGGACTCGCAGCAGCAGTTATTGCAGCAGATATTGATTAGCGTGCAACAGGATGTGACGCCACAGTTGCGTCATAAGATTTGCGATATTATTGCCGAAGTGGCACGCAACCTCATCGATGAGTGGCCTCAAATCTGTCAGTTTCTGTTCCAATGCCTCGATTCATCAAA aagaatatttttgaaaatgatgACAGATCTGGTTGAGGATGCCACCTGGCAGACAGACGATGCCATCGATGAATTTGATCAGTgtgataataattttgttgcacAAGCCTCGCTGGATCGTTTGGCCTGTGGATTGGGTGGCAAAATGATATTGCCGCACATTTGTTCAAGTCTGCCCGAAATGCTAACCCATACGGACTGGAAGCATCGTGTTGCCGCCCTTAATACCATTGGGATCATTGGTGAGGGATGTCACAAGCAAATTGAACCCATGCTCGATCAGATATCGTGCGGTGTACTAACCTTTTTATACGACCCCAATCCA TCCCAACCCCAATCCCAATCTCTCTGCAATGCCCTTGGAAAAATGTCGACGGACTTTGCGCCCAGCTTTGAGAGGAAATTCCATGCACAG GTGGTGCCCGGTTTGTTAATGCTCTTGGCAGATGAGCAACATCCTCGTGTTCAGGCTCATGCTGGCGCTGCTTTGGTCAATTTCAGCGAGGAATGCCCCAAGAATATATTGTTACGCTATCTCAATGCCATTATGGCCAAATTAGAGGCCCAACTGAGCTCCAAGTTCAAGGAACTGGTCGAATTGGGCAACAAGCTGGTCTTGAAGCAGATTATCACGACAGTTGCATCGGTGGCGAATAAGTGCCAAG CTGTTCAAGCATTGCCCTATTTGCTCGACTGTGCCAAGATTAAGGGCACACAGTATCTGGAGAACATGTGGCTATACATTTCTCCCGAACTGATTAAGGCAATCCGCACCGAAACGGAACCGGAGATACAGTTTGAGCTATTGGATTCATTGGGCAAATGTATTAAAACTTTCGGTCCCGACTGCCTCAACGAGGCGACCATGAAGCAGGTGCTTCAAATTGTCAATAAGTTTGTGCAAAACCATTTTGAAAGCGCCGATAAGAGAATGGCTGTCCGTCTCGAGGAGGATTACGATGATGGCGTTGAGGAACAGCTGGCTGATCAGCATGATACAGACAACTGTATGCTAGCCAAGGTTGTAGATATTATTCACGTTCTCTTTCTTACAGGCAAGGCGTCTGTCTTCGAGCAGATATCACAGGATATTGTTAAGCTTCTACATCCCAATCGTCCATATACTGATCGCTACTGGGGTCTTTGTGTATTCAAggatttaattgaattatctGGTCCCTCTTGTGCATCGTATCAGCATATATTTATACCACCATTTCTGCAATATGTGGTCGATAAGTCACCCGATATTCGACTGGCAGCTGCCCTTGGCTGTGGAGCTTTGGCCCAGTACGGTGGGGATCAGTTTGCCTAGACATGTGCCCAGTTCATTCCCCTTTTGCTGCAAGTCATTAATGATCCTAAATCACGCGAGGGGGAGAATACAATGCCAACGGAGCATGCCAATTCAGCAATTTCTAAGATCCTCAAGTACATCAAATCGGGTTTGACCAATGTGAATGAGTTAATTGCAGCCTGGCTCACCTGGCTTCCCACATCAGATGATCTCGATGAAGCGGTTCACATCTATGGCTATTTTTGCGATTTAATTGAGAGCGATCATCCTGTCATTTTGGGCACCAATAATTGTATTCTGCCCCGAATTGTATCCATTATAGCGGACACCTTCTGTAACGATGTTCTGGAAGCGAAGACACCCCCTGGAACCCG